The following coding sequences lie in one Notolabrus celidotus isolate fNotCel1 chromosome 20, fNotCel1.pri, whole genome shotgun sequence genomic window:
- the LOC117831810 gene encoding uncharacterized protein LOC117831810, with product MSKDGTYLLFEGFLQKRKDTMKIRWATYWFRLQNTTLFFYTRENCSASHLRGYYYICTVQSVREVQREDSKRFMFEIIMTNGKRKMLAAETAALRQEWVAHLWQAMHLSSSGSSNRSTHLQVCEHRDRMNSIIPVSSQRDSVIDYLPPRPLSAPVSHIHHDIRSITSPACLPENLEALEEPTYQNLELNQAGGSVDSPQCSRGFSNAERTKEGDYDFLPVRKKVCEINDSTETTEGVYDVPVSFRRVDEHADRTESIYDVPSSLLRKLSDHSSEEQLTDGVNWITSTHTESSQ from the exons ATGTCTAAAGATGGGACTTATTTATTGTTTGAGGGCTttctgcagaaaagaaaagatacgATG AAAATAAGGTGGGCAACTTACTGGTTCAGGCTTCAAAACACAACCTTGTTCTTCTACACTAGGGAGAACTGCAGTGCT TCACACCTGCGAGGCTATTACTACATTTGCACA GTGCAGTCAGTGCGGGAGgtccaaagagaggacagcaaGCGCTTCATGTTTGAGATCATCATGACGAatggaaagagaaaaatgttg gcTGCAGAGACAGCTGCTCTCAGACAGGAGTGGGTGGCACACCTCTGGCAAGCCATGCATCTTTCTTCTTCGGGGAGTTCAAACAGAAGCACACA CCTCCAAGTGTGTGAGCATCGAGACAGAATGAACAGCATCATCCCTGTCAGCTCACAGAGAGACAGTGTGATTGACTATCTGCCTCCTCGGCCCCTCTCGGCCCCCGTATCCCACATCCACCATGACATTAGGAGCATCACCTCTCCTGCCTGCCTACCCGAGAATCTTGAAGCTCTTGAAGAGCCCACATACCAAAACCTAGAGCTAAACCAAGCTG GTGGAAGTGTGGACAGCCCTCAGTGCTCCAGGGGGTTCAGCAATGCAGAGCGAACAAAAGAAGGAGACTACGACTTCTTACCAGTTAGAAAAA aggtgtgtgagaTCAACGATTCAACAGAGACGACAGAGGGTGTGTATGACGTACCTGTCTCCTTCAGGAGGGTTGATGAACATGCAG ACCGAACAGAAAGCATATATGATGTTCCAAGCTCTTTATTGAGGAAGCTGTCTGATCACTCTTCAG AGGAGCAGCTGACAGATGGAGTCAACTGGATCACATCAACTCATACAGAGTCAAGTCAGTGA
- the c20h17orf75 gene encoding protein Njmu-R1 isoform X1: MFTSQTSSFQDSIDVEERDDFDSEDISGYSQKTQLNCYYTIYLYQGTRSEASGENEAWNQRRADSTTSHDDFSLTLVDSSLPSEAEPELRTYISRRLSKGALLGGMGNIATVELSIPEQAVGCYCCLVEQERSPEQPDADGNGYVICFMGGSEKGLNLFRIELDKYVQGLHSSLQTPELQNLETEVRPYLSRWYEESVMHIHRVVQLVQSNISFLLHAALSHTPVEVTNSDDKTKADVSRFIKAASLQGLSQQDTTAASLCKAISEDTPSDLIIDCSTSPPTLSNSVSNRFCDDWIQAFLNAAERCNPFLLRQILENFKLKAIQDMNSLKRYVRQAEMSHYALFRCCQFLQGCGNGDVLLQNARAEHSDLPEACSIISVLEEFLREQSQAQA; the protein is encoded by the exons ATGTTTACCTCCCAAACCTCGTCCTTCCAGGACTCAATTGACGTGGAAGAGAGGGATGACTTTGACAGCGAAGACATATCTGGATACAGCCAGAAAACTCAGCTGAATTGCTACTACACCATCTATCTTTATCAAGGCACAAG ATCTGAGGCTTCTGGGGAAAATGAAGCATGGAACCAGAGACGAGCAGACTCCACAACCAGTCATGATGACTTTAG CCTGACACTCGTCGACAGCAGCCTGCCATCTGAGGCCGAACCTGAGCTGCGGACGTATATTTCAAGGAGGCTGAGCAAAGGAGCTCTGCTGGGAGGCATGGGCAACATCGCCACTGTAGAACTGAG TATCCCTGAGCAGGCAGTCGGTTGCTACTGCTGTCTCGTGGAGCAGGAAAGATCTCCTGAGCAGCCGGATGCTGATGGAAATGGATACGTCATCTGCTTCATGGGCGGCTCCGAAAAAGGACTGAACCT ATTTAGAATAGAGCTTGATAAATACGTTCAAGGCCTGCACAGCAGCTTGCAAACTCCAGAG CTGCAAAACCTTGAAACGGAGGTGCGTCCCTATCTGAGCCGGTGGTATGAGGAGTCTGTGATGCACATTCATCGGGTGGTCCAGCTTGTCCAGAGCAACATCAGCTTCTTACTTCATGCT GCTTTGAGTCACACACCTGTGGAGGTCACTAATTCAGATGACAAGACAAAGGCTGATGTGTCCAG GTTCATCAAAGCAGCCAGTCTTCAGGGTCTGTCCCAACAAGACACTACAGCAGCATCTCTGTGTAAAGCTATCTCAGAGGACACACCCTCCGACCTCATCATAGACTGCTCCACCAGCCCGCCCACTCTCTCCAACTCTG TCAGTAATCGTTTCTGCGATGACTGGATCCAGGCTTTTCTGAACGCTGCAGAGCGTTGTAATCCTTTCCTGCTCAGACAGATTCTGGAGAACTTCAAACTTAAG GCGATCCAGGACATGAACAGCCTGAAGCGTTACGTGCGGCAAGCAGAGATGAGTCACTACGCCCTGTTCCGCTGCTGCCAGTTCCTGCAGGGCTGTGGAAATGGGGATGTGTTGCTGCAGAATGCCAGAGCGGAGCACAGCGACCTGCCTGAAGCCTGCAGCATCATTTCTGTCCTGGAGGAGTTCCTCAGGGAGCAATCCCAGGCCCAGGCTTGA
- the c20h17orf75 gene encoding protein Njmu-R1 isoform X2: MFTSQTSSFQDSIDVEERDDFDSEDISGYSQKTQLNCYYTIYLYQGTSLTLVDSSLPSEAEPELRTYISRRLSKGALLGGMGNIATVELSIPEQAVGCYCCLVEQERSPEQPDADGNGYVICFMGGSEKGLNLFRIELDKYVQGLHSSLQTPELQNLETEVRPYLSRWYEESVMHIHRVVQLVQSNISFLLHAALSHTPVEVTNSDDKTKADVSRFIKAASLQGLSQQDTTAASLCKAISEDTPSDLIIDCSTSPPTLSNSVSNRFCDDWIQAFLNAAERCNPFLLRQILENFKLKAIQDMNSLKRYVRQAEMSHYALFRCCQFLQGCGNGDVLLQNARAEHSDLPEACSIISVLEEFLREQSQAQA; encoded by the exons ATGTTTACCTCCCAAACCTCGTCCTTCCAGGACTCAATTGACGTGGAAGAGAGGGATGACTTTGACAGCGAAGACATATCTGGATACAGCCAGAAAACTCAGCTGAATTGCTACTACACCATCTATCTTTATCAAGGCACAAG CCTGACACTCGTCGACAGCAGCCTGCCATCTGAGGCCGAACCTGAGCTGCGGACGTATATTTCAAGGAGGCTGAGCAAAGGAGCTCTGCTGGGAGGCATGGGCAACATCGCCACTGTAGAACTGAG TATCCCTGAGCAGGCAGTCGGTTGCTACTGCTGTCTCGTGGAGCAGGAAAGATCTCCTGAGCAGCCGGATGCTGATGGAAATGGATACGTCATCTGCTTCATGGGCGGCTCCGAAAAAGGACTGAACCT ATTTAGAATAGAGCTTGATAAATACGTTCAAGGCCTGCACAGCAGCTTGCAAACTCCAGAG CTGCAAAACCTTGAAACGGAGGTGCGTCCCTATCTGAGCCGGTGGTATGAGGAGTCTGTGATGCACATTCATCGGGTGGTCCAGCTTGTCCAGAGCAACATCAGCTTCTTACTTCATGCT GCTTTGAGTCACACACCTGTGGAGGTCACTAATTCAGATGACAAGACAAAGGCTGATGTGTCCAG GTTCATCAAAGCAGCCAGTCTTCAGGGTCTGTCCCAACAAGACACTACAGCAGCATCTCTGTGTAAAGCTATCTCAGAGGACACACCCTCCGACCTCATCATAGACTGCTCCACCAGCCCGCCCACTCTCTCCAACTCTG TCAGTAATCGTTTCTGCGATGACTGGATCCAGGCTTTTCTGAACGCTGCAGAGCGTTGTAATCCTTTCCTGCTCAGACAGATTCTGGAGAACTTCAAACTTAAG GCGATCCAGGACATGAACAGCCTGAAGCGTTACGTGCGGCAAGCAGAGATGAGTCACTACGCCCTGTTCCGCTGCTGCCAGTTCCTGCAGGGCTGTGGAAATGGGGATGTGTTGCTGCAGAATGCCAGAGCGGAGCACAGCGACCTGCCTGAAGCCTGCAGCATCATTTCTGTCCTGGAGGAGTTCCTCAGGGAGCAATCCCAGGCCCAGGCTTGA